The following proteins come from a genomic window of Pararhodobacter sp.:
- a CDS encoding cyclic nucleotide-binding protein, with the protein MTKKIDGLPVHGYQPQNPKNVALVNAMKEHEESLLRVLDSLAADGADPRWLAIGRTQIEQGFMAVNRSIFKPSRVGLPGDGT; encoded by the coding sequence ATGACCAAGAAAATCGACGGATTGCCCGTACATGGGTATCAGCCACAGAATCCAAAGAACGTCGCTCTGGTGAACGCGATGAAAGAACACGAGGAGTCTTTACTTCGGGTTCTAGACAGCCTTGCCGCCGATGGTGCGGATCCGCGCTGGCTTGCGATTGGCCGGACCCAAATCGAGCAAGGGTTTATGGCCGTGAACCGCTCGATCTTCAAACCGTCCCGCGTTGGCCTTCCGGGAGATGGGACATGA
- a CDS encoding ADP-ribosyltransferase domain-containing protein yields MTDAALRAILRRPFAEQVAAFRLRLGNLVPTSRWDDLWQVQHDRAFMVAGATKADLLADLGRAVDRAISEGTGLDAFRHDFREIVTRHGWHGWTGEGTEAGEAWRTKVIYRTNMRTSYMAGRHAQLVAGNFKYWVYLHSGAEHPRLQHLAWNGIALPPEHSFWQVAYPPNGWGCGCEVFGTNSEAGVRRLGGDPDKVLPDGWDRIDPKTGTPQGIDKGWAYAPGASATANIRRAIDAKLDRLPPAIASDLRATTARRAAARSDGDAEILKAIEHLNEYATVYPIADLRLAVRADRIAALTEVEQLALRAYSSPGLYQPLNARMRGGDDPFGESLDVFGRAVSQALSKLPAHRGRVYRGIEDSADLQRKFEAMRPGEVVKFRAFTSASETIETTLAGDILLEIESLSGRTISRASVMPQELEVLFDRGRVFEVVSIGETRHWGYAALKVVLREIISAGSRAVVLMSEVAR; encoded by the coding sequence ATGACTGACGCCGCCTTGCGCGCAATCCTGCGGCGTCCCTTTGCCGAACAGGTTGCGGCGTTTCGCCTTCGGCTGGGCAATCTGGTGCCAACAAGCCGTTGGGATGATCTGTGGCAGGTGCAGCATGACCGGGCTTTCATGGTTGCCGGTGCCACCAAAGCCGACCTGCTGGCGGATCTGGGGCGTGCTGTGGATCGCGCAATTTCCGAGGGTACGGGGCTCGATGCCTTTCGCCACGATTTCCGCGAGATTGTCACGCGGCATGGCTGGCACGGCTGGACCGGTGAGGGCACTGAGGCGGGTGAGGCCTGGCGCACAAAGGTCATCTACCGCACCAACATGCGCACCAGCTACATGGCCGGCCGGCACGCACAGCTCGTCGCGGGGAATTTCAAATATTGGGTTTACCTGCACTCAGGGGCCGAGCATCCGCGCCTGCAGCACCTGGCGTGGAATGGCATCGCCCTGCCGCCGGAACACTCGTTCTGGCAAGTGGCATATCCGCCGAATGGCTGGGGCTGCGGTTGCGAAGTTTTCGGCACCAATTCAGAAGCCGGGGTGCGCCGTCTGGGTGGTGACCCTGACAAGGTGCTGCCCGATGGCTGGGACCGGATCGACCCAAAGACCGGCACGCCGCAAGGCATCGACAAGGGCTGGGCCTATGCGCCGGGTGCGAGTGCCACCGCGAACATCAGGCGGGCGATTGACGCCAAGCTCGACAGATTGCCGCCCGCCATAGCCAGTGACTTGCGCGCCACGACTGCGCGCCGCGCGGCGGCCAGATCCGATGGCGACGCCGAGATACTCAAGGCAATCGAGCACCTGAACGAATATGCCACGGTTTACCCCATTGCCGATCTGCGCCTCGCCGTGCGCGCCGACAGGATCGCGGCGCTCACCGAAGTCGAGCAATTGGCCTTGCGGGCGTATTCCTCGCCGGGCCTCTATCAGCCGCTCAATGCCCGGATGCGCGGCGGCGACGATCCATTCGGCGAGAGCCTGGACGTGTTCGGCAGAGCGGTGTCGCAGGCCCTGAGCAAACTGCCCGCCCATCGCGGGCGGGTCTATCGCGGGATTGAAGACAGTGCAGACCTTCAGCGAAAGTTCGAGGCGATGCGACCTGGGGAGGTTGTGAAGTTCCGTGCGTTCACCAGTGCCAGCGAGACGATTGAGACAACCCTCGCTGGGGATATCCTGCTGGAAATCGAAAGCCTGTCAGGGCGCACCATCAGTCGCGCTTCGGTCATGCCGCAAGAGCTGGAGGTCTTGTTTGATCGCGGGCGGGTGTTCGAAGTTGTTTCGATTGGCGAGACCCGACACTGGGGCTATGCTGCGCTGAAGGTTGTCTTGCGCGAAATCATCAGTGCGGGCAGCCGTGCCGTCGTATTGATGTCGGAGGTCGCGCGATGA
- a CDS encoding terminase large subunit domain-containing protein: MTTATGMPVTEADWVRQRREATEAMPKVLAAVGLPKVLLPYQARAVSMLDSVRDCSALFIEKSRRIGLTWGLAAYAVLRAGRQRTAGGMDVMYISYSREMTREFIDACAMWARAFSIAAGAAEECLFDQGDEEGDKSIQAFRIRFASGFEVLALSSAPRGLRGKQGVVIVDEAAFVDNLAELIKAAMAFLMWGGQVVICSTHDGVDNPFNETIQDILAGRVPYRHMRIDFDQALQEGLYQRISLVKGEEWTPEGEAEWRQKIVSFYGDGADEELFCVPSASSGAWLPGPLIEARMTADAPLLRLELPSDYMQRPEADQKALLDPFMEELAEAIAGLDMAPQFAFGFDFGRVADLSVVSLLAIEARLKRREALALEMRNVPGKEQKRIVGDILEHVQQSLVGAAFDATGMGWTVAEDMGRKFGLREEDDGAGLVWAIKFSEEWYRLQMPPLKTAFEDDLIALIPDAEHLSDLRMMRLIRGIPRVPPHREGGKGKRRHGDYAIALALAHFASRMRWAEFGYRPVQASHESAHGEMTMTAEEDTVRGWWKPPLGTGLRGGIV, from the coding sequence ATGACCACCGCCACGGGAATGCCCGTCACCGAGGCGGATTGGGTGCGCCAGCGGCGCGAAGCGACCGAAGCAATGCCCAAGGTGCTGGCCGCCGTGGGCCTGCCCAAGGTCCTGCTGCCCTATCAGGCACGCGCTGTGTCGATGCTCGACAGCGTGCGCGATTGCTCGGCCCTGTTCATCGAGAAAAGCCGCCGCATAGGCCTGACGTGGGGGCTGGCCGCCTATGCCGTGCTGCGCGCTGGTCGCCAGCGCACCGCGGGCGGCATGGACGTGATGTATATCTCGTATTCGCGCGAGATGACCCGAGAGTTCATTGACGCCTGCGCGATGTGGGCGCGCGCCTTCTCGATTGCCGCCGGAGCTGCGGAAGAATGCCTGTTCGACCAGGGCGACGAAGAAGGCGACAAGTCCATCCAGGCGTTTCGCATCCGGTTCGCATCCGGCTTTGAGGTGCTGGCGCTATCGTCTGCCCCGCGTGGGTTGCGCGGCAAGCAAGGCGTGGTGATTGTTGACGAGGCCGCATTCGTGGACAATCTGGCCGAGCTGATTAAAGCGGCGATGGCGTTCTTGATGTGGGGCGGACAGGTGGTCATTTGCTCGACGCATGACGGCGTCGATAATCCGTTCAACGAGACCATTCAGGACATCTTGGCCGGGCGCGTGCCATACCGGCACATGCGGATCGATTTTGATCAGGCGCTGCAAGAAGGCCTCTATCAGCGGATCAGTTTGGTCAAAGGCGAAGAGTGGACGCCAGAGGGCGAAGCCGAATGGCGCCAGAAAATCGTCTCGTTCTACGGTGACGGCGCGGACGAGGAATTGTTCTGCGTGCCCTCTGCGAGCTCGGGTGCTTGGTTGCCGGGCCCGCTGATCGAAGCCCGGATGACCGCCGATGCCCCGTTGCTGAGACTGGAGCTGCCATCTGACTATATGCAACGCCCTGAGGCTGATCAAAAAGCCTTGCTGGACCCGTTCATGGAAGAGCTTGCCGAGGCCATTGCCGGTCTGGATATGGCACCGCAGTTTGCCTTCGGGTTCGACTTTGGCCGCGTGGCCGACCTTTCAGTGGTGTCCTTGCTGGCAATTGAAGCGCGCCTGAAACGCCGTGAGGCACTCGCACTCGAGATGCGCAATGTTCCGGGCAAAGAGCAAAAGCGGATCGTTGGCGACATTCTCGAGCATGTTCAGCAAAGCCTCGTCGGCGCGGCCTTCGACGCTACCGGCATGGGCTGGACCGTGGCGGAGGACATGGGCCGCAAATTTGGGCTGCGTGAAGAGGATGACGGTGCGGGCCTCGTCTGGGCGATCAAGTTTTCCGAGGAATGGTATCGGCTGCAAATGCCACCACTTAAAACGGCATTCGAAGATGATCTGATCGCACTGATCCCCGATGCCGAGCACCTGTCGGACCTGCGCATGATGCGGCTGATCCGCGGCATCCCGCGCGTTCCGCCACATCGCGAGGGAGGAAAGGGAAAACGCCGCCACGGCGACTACGCCATTGCCTTGGCGCTCGCGCATTTTGCCAGCCGCATGCGATGGGCGGAATTCGGATATCGCCCAGTGCAGGCCTCACATGAGTCCGCTCACGGTGAGATGACCATGACGGCAGAAGAAGACACGGTGCGGGGCTGGTGGAAGCCGCCCCTTGGCACCGGATTGCGAGGAGGCATAGTCTGA
- a CDS encoding phage virion morphogenesis protein translates to MITLDIKDADVTAALDRLARAITDMTPTMGEIEQYWLKSTKQRMREGKSPDGSSFAPRSEATLANYARKGLTPGAHPLWLSGDMRENQIHSASGSDYVEIGSSAIQAAVMQFGAEAGAFGARMGKTKPSEKRKSSQAYFFSIPWGNIPARPFLGMAEADKTAIEEIVGEWLTRVAGSP, encoded by the coding sequence ATGATCACGCTCGATATCAAGGACGCGGACGTCACGGCCGCCCTCGACCGATTGGCGCGGGCGATTACTGATATGACGCCGACTATGGGCGAGATCGAGCAATATTGGTTGAAATCCACCAAGCAACGCATGCGTGAGGGCAAGAGCCCGGATGGATCCAGCTTTGCGCCACGCTCCGAGGCAACACTGGCCAACTATGCCCGCAAAGGGCTGACCCCCGGCGCACACCCGCTCTGGCTCAGCGGCGACATGCGTGAGAACCAGATCCATTCCGCGTCCGGGTCCGACTATGTCGAGATCGGTTCCTCGGCGATCCAGGCGGCGGTGATGCAGTTCGGGGCGGAAGCGGGGGCTTTCGGTGCGCGGATGGGCAAGACAAAACCATCTGAAAAGCGCAAGTCGAGCCAAGCCTATTTCTTCTCAATCCCGTGGGGCAACATTCCGGCACGTCCGTTCCTTGGCATGGCCGAAGCGGACAAAACGGCCATCGAAGAGATCGTTGGCGAGTGGCTGACGCGGGTTGCAGGGTCGCCATGA
- a CDS encoding DUF3486 family protein, giving the protein MASPLRGRGRLSSIELMPSECDGIIAWAAQELSDRDRTQTDIYAEFVERCEAIMAEYRGELEFTIPAFSSFNRYAVRMAKLTRRLDQTRTIVATLAEKFDPADADNLTIMAAETVKALVLNMLAEADEDTIDAKSVMQLAAAFKQAVQAQSISSDRRRKVEADFASKVEDAVQTVARAKGITAETAEAIKEQILGVSA; this is encoded by the coding sequence ATGGCAAGCCCTCTTCGCGGTCGCGGTCGCCTGTCATCCATCGAACTGATGCCGTCCGAGTGTGACGGCATCATCGCTTGGGCCGCGCAAGAGCTGTCCGATCGGGACCGCACCCAGACCGACATCTATGCCGAGTTTGTCGAACGCTGCGAAGCGATCATGGCGGAATACCGCGGCGAGTTGGAGTTCACGATCCCGGCGTTCTCGTCGTTCAACCGTTATGCCGTGCGCATGGCCAAGCTCACGCGCCGCCTCGATCAGACCCGCACCATCGTCGCCACGCTGGCCGAGAAGTTCGATCCCGCCGATGCCGATAATCTGACGATCATGGCCGCTGAAACGGTCAAGGCCTTGGTCCTCAACATGCTGGCCGAGGCGGATGAAGACACGATTGACGCCAAGAGCGTGATGCAACTGGCCGCCGCCTTTAAGCAGGCGGTGCAGGCGCAGAGCATCTCGTCGGACCGTCGCCGCAAGGTCGAGGCCGATTTCGCGTCGAAGGTTGAGGACGCTGTCCAAACCGTCGCCCGCGCCAAAGGCATCACGGCTGAAACAGCTGAAGCCATCAAAGAGCAAATTCTGGGAGTGAGCGCATGA
- a CDS encoding DUF935 domain-containing protein, whose protein sequence is MDREPVLLDRWGRPMVRAQLTTEVAAATVGGVRSPLSGYPADGLNPLRLAHILREADQGDPVRYLELAETIEERDPHYLGVLSTRKRSVSQIDITVEAASDDPKDTAIADMIRDWLKRDELAEELFDILDAIGKGYSFTEILWDTSEGQWSPKQLEWRDPRWFRFAQKDLATPMMLDDQGQPVPLPGGKFIMSVMRAKSGLALRSGLARVAAWGWMFKAFTQRDWAIFAQTYGQPLRLGKWGQGASEEDKSTLFNAVANIAGDCAAIIPESMSIEFVETKSVGASSDLYERRAEWLDRQISKAVLGQTTTTDAISGGHAVSKEHREVQADIERADAIALTAILNRDLIRPWVQLEFGPQKRYPRLVIARPEAEDLQLLSDSLQKLVPLGLQVEESEVRDRFGFADPKPGARILGQTSLPAAGYNPAREKPISLNAEQAKAQNDPEPVAQLLAQSLAAAAQPAVAGMIDTIEAMLDAAGSLEEFRELLNAAWPQIDASGLSERLAEGLIAADLAGRVAVLDETDD, encoded by the coding sequence ATGGACCGCGAACCCGTTTTACTCGACCGATGGGGTCGCCCCATGGTCCGTGCCCAGCTGACCACCGAAGTTGCAGCCGCTACGGTGGGCGGAGTGCGCTCGCCGCTTTCCGGCTATCCGGCCGATGGGCTCAACCCGCTGCGCCTGGCGCATATCCTGCGCGAAGCGGATCAGGGCGATCCGGTGCGGTATCTGGAATTGGCAGAGACGATCGAAGAGCGCGATCCGCATTATCTGGGGGTCTTGTCGACCCGAAAGCGCTCGGTCAGTCAGATCGACATCACCGTTGAAGCCGCCAGCGACGACCCCAAGGATACGGCCATTGCCGACATGATCCGCGATTGGCTCAAGCGTGACGAATTGGCTGAGGAGTTGTTCGACATTCTCGATGCGATCGGCAAGGGATACTCGTTCACCGAGATCCTGTGGGACACTTCAGAAGGGCAATGGTCGCCCAAGCAGCTGGAATGGCGCGACCCGCGTTGGTTCCGCTTTGCGCAAAAAGACTTGGCAACGCCGATGATGCTGGATGACCAAGGCCAGCCAGTGCCGCTGCCGGGTGGCAAGTTCATCATGTCCGTGATGCGCGCCAAATCCGGCTTGGCCTTGCGGTCCGGCCTTGCCCGTGTCGCGGCTTGGGGCTGGATGTTCAAAGCCTTTACGCAGCGCGATTGGGCGATCTTTGCGCAGACCTACGGCCAACCCCTACGGCTTGGAAAGTGGGGACAAGGAGCGTCCGAAGAGGACAAATCAACCTTGTTCAACGCGGTTGCCAATATTGCTGGCGATTGCGCGGCGATCATCCCCGAGAGCATGTCGATCGAGTTTGTGGAAACCAAATCGGTGGGCGCATCCTCGGATCTCTATGAGCGCCGCGCGGAGTGGCTGGACCGCCAGATCTCGAAGGCCGTTCTGGGGCAGACCACGACCACCGACGCGATCTCTGGCGGGCATGCGGTATCAAAAGAGCATCGCGAGGTGCAGGCCGACATCGAGCGCGCCGACGCCATCGCCCTGACCGCGATCCTCAACCGTGATCTGATCCGGCCATGGGTGCAGCTCGAATTCGGGCCACAAAAGCGCTACCCGCGCCTCGTGATCGCGCGGCCTGAAGCCGAAGATTTGCAACTGTTGTCCGACAGTCTTCAGAAGCTGGTTCCATTGGGTCTGCAGGTCGAGGAAAGCGAAGTGCGCGATCGCTTCGGCTTTGCCGATCCAAAACCCGGCGCGCGCATCCTCGGTCAGACAAGTTTGCCTGCCGCGGGTTACAATCCGGCACGTGAGAAGCCTATCAGCCTCAATGCCGAACAGGCCAAAGCTCAGAATGATCCCGAACCTGTCGCGCAGCTTCTGGCGCAATCCTTGGCGGCAGCAGCGCAGCCCGCGGTGGCTGGCATGATCGACACGATCGAGGCGATGCTCGATGCCGCCGGATCGCTTGAAGAATTCCGAGAGTTGCTCAACGCGGCTTGGCCGCAGATTGACGCCAGTGGCCTGTCCGAGAGGCTGGCCGAGGGGTTGATTGCCGCCGATCTCGCAGGCCGCGTTGCCGTGCTGGATGAGACCGATGACTGA